Proteins encoded together in one Catellatospora citrea window:
- a CDS encoding DUF998 domain-containing protein, whose protein sequence is MRQRLGAVCWMLTIAYFLVQPVVAAAWDPAYSFLDNTISDLGNARCLPTTESWRPGTFLCSPRHVLMNATFVLVGLCTTVGALTTRRYWPPHRLAGAGLALVAVSGVGAVLVGLAPGDVNMPVHLIGAGLQFPGAIGPLLIGLATPRERRRERVFSLAMGVVGMVGCALFATGLHLGLGVGGTERLGFDPLTVWTVVLGAVIWRAGRRAR, encoded by the coding sequence ATGAGACAGCGGCTGGGTGCGGTCTGCTGGATGCTGACGATCGCCTACTTCCTGGTGCAGCCGGTCGTCGCGGCGGCCTGGGATCCGGCGTACAGCTTCCTCGACAACACGATCAGCGATCTCGGCAACGCCCGGTGCCTGCCCACCACGGAATCCTGGCGGCCGGGCACCTTCCTCTGCTCCCCCAGGCATGTCCTCATGAACGCGACGTTCGTGCTGGTCGGCCTGTGCACGACGGTGGGCGCGCTGACCACCCGGCGATACTGGCCGCCGCACCGCCTGGCCGGGGCGGGACTCGCGCTGGTCGCGGTCAGCGGCGTCGGCGCGGTGCTGGTCGGCCTGGCCCCGGGCGACGTGAACATGCCGGTGCACCTGATCGGGGCCGGGTTGCAGTTCCCCGGCGCGATCGGACCGCTGCTGATCGGCCTCGCCACCCCGCGCGAGCGGCGACGCGAGCGCGTCTTCTCGCTGGCCATGGGTGTCGTCGGGATGGTCGGCTGCGCGCTGTTCGCCACCGGCCTGCACCTGGGCCTCGGCGTCGGCGGCACCGAGCGGCTCGGCTTCGACCCGCTGACCGTCTGGACCGTCGTGCTCGGCGCGGTGATCTGGCGCGCCGGTCGGCGGGCGCGGTGA
- a CDS encoding class I SAM-dependent methyltransferase, producing MRYVLFPGRHHLLTRFQAERLVALAARHGATIVWAVTSANHDNTRRNPVPYHRREAAIERFSAITTLRSVVVPVFDMSPTARFAEVTLKNITVATGIELTPHNTVVACSTPDVAALYERLGFAIDPVEAGQTPAAERPWDVLLRLAAGDETWRELAHPATVDVFDRYRLVETVRTVVNDPVVGDEGGLTATRDYRAYVEAFADSAARKWAVAREHVQPGRVVDIGCGAGAVLELADREPALRESDLIGVEVARHLFDECVHRKAQGVFANPNVFFYRRNVLGGAVFPARSINTTLTFALTHEIWSYGDQEKSLRAFAQAIYEHTAPGGVWINSDVCGPDDRDRQVLLRLERGDGDNPDRPRPDLAGLPSAQVAAYVAGLSTRARFDQFAVDFAFPVPHTPVGDTVRLALGDAMDYLTRKDYTASWLSETREQFCGMAYADWRRLLTDVGFELDPASGTSRNDWIVDNRIAPVAALTDLDGTPLDWPVTHLLLVARRPLNS from the coding sequence ATGCGATACGTGCTGTTCCCCGGACGCCACCACCTGCTGACCCGCTTCCAGGCGGAGCGGCTCGTCGCCCTGGCCGCCCGGCACGGCGCGACCATCGTCTGGGCGGTGACCTCGGCCAACCATGACAACACCCGCCGCAACCCGGTGCCCTACCACCGGCGCGAGGCGGCGATCGAGCGGTTCAGCGCCATCACCACGTTGCGCTCAGTGGTGGTGCCGGTGTTCGACATGTCGCCGACCGCGCGGTTCGCCGAGGTGACCCTCAAGAACATCACCGTCGCCACCGGTATCGAGCTGACCCCGCACAACACCGTCGTGGCCTGCTCCACCCCCGACGTCGCCGCCCTGTACGAGCGGCTCGGCTTCGCGATCGACCCTGTCGAGGCCGGGCAGACCCCCGCCGCCGAGCGCCCCTGGGACGTGCTCCTACGGCTGGCCGCCGGTGACGAGACGTGGCGTGAGCTGGCGCACCCCGCCACCGTCGACGTCTTCGACCGCTACCGGCTCGTCGAGACCGTACGCACCGTCGTCAACGACCCGGTCGTCGGCGACGAGGGCGGGCTGACCGCGACCCGCGACTACCGCGCCTACGTGGAGGCGTTCGCCGACAGCGCCGCCCGCAAGTGGGCCGTGGCCCGCGAGCACGTGCAGCCCGGCCGGGTCGTCGACATCGGCTGCGGCGCGGGCGCGGTGCTCGAACTGGCCGACCGGGAACCGGCCCTGCGCGAGAGCGACCTGATCGGGGTCGAGGTCGCCCGCCACCTGTTCGACGAGTGCGTGCACCGCAAGGCGCAGGGGGTCTTCGCCAACCCCAACGTGTTCTTCTACCGCCGCAACGTGCTCGGCGGCGCGGTGTTCCCGGCCCGGTCGATCAACACGACGCTGACCTTCGCGCTGACCCACGAGATCTGGTCCTACGGTGACCAGGAGAAATCGCTGCGCGCCTTCGCCCAGGCCATCTACGAGCACACCGCGCCCGGCGGTGTCTGGATCAACAGCGACGTCTGCGGTCCCGACGACCGCGACCGGCAGGTGCTGCTGCGCCTGGAGCGCGGCGACGGCGACAACCCCGACCGGCCGCGCCCCGACCTGGCCGGGCTGCCGTCGGCACAGGTCGCGGCGTACGTCGCCGGGCTGTCCACGCGGGCGCGCTTCGACCAGTTCGCGGTCGACTTCGCGTTTCCGGTGCCGCACACACCGGTCGGCGACACCGTCCGGCTGGCGCTCGGCGACGCCATGGACTACCTGACCCGCAAGGACTACACCGCGAGCTGGCTGTCGGAGACCCGCGAGCAGTTCTGCGGCATGGCGTACGCCGACTGGCGGCGGCTGCTCACCGACGTCGGATTCGAGCTGGACCCGGCCTCCGGGACCAGCCGCAACGACTGGATCGTCGACAACCGGATCGCGCCCGTCGCCGCCCTGACCGACCTCGACGGCACCCCGCTGGACTGGCCGGTGACACACCTGCTGCTGGTCGCCCGGCGTCCGCTCAACTCCTGA
- a CDS encoding RNA polymerase sigma factor, whose product MTATAEHAGDAAAIAASRHDAEAFGVIYDRHAAGLHRYAYRRLGPESAEDAVAETFLAAFRHRGRYDLAREDARPWLFGILTKEIARRWRTEQARYRALSRAAEGEVVEGFADDVAAAVSAQAARGALGDGLGRLAAGDRDVLLLIAWSGLSYEEVAQTLQIKLGTVRSRLHRARRKLREALGEDTMTDFFEVER is encoded by the coding sequence ATGACGGCGACGGCCGAGCATGCCGGGGACGCGGCGGCCATCGCCGCGTCACGGCACGACGCCGAGGCGTTCGGCGTCATCTACGACAGACACGCCGCCGGGCTGCACCGGTACGCGTACCGGCGGCTGGGACCGGAGTCGGCCGAGGACGCGGTCGCGGAGACGTTCCTCGCGGCGTTCCGCCACCGCGGCCGCTACGACCTCGCCCGCGAGGACGCCCGCCCGTGGCTGTTCGGGATCCTCACCAAGGAGATCGCCCGGCGCTGGCGGACCGAGCAGGCCAGATACCGGGCACTGAGCCGGGCCGCCGAGGGCGAGGTCGTCGAGGGGTTCGCCGACGACGTGGCCGCGGCGGTCAGCGCCCAGGCGGCCCGGGGCGCGCTCGGCGACGGGCTGGGCCGGCTCGCCGCGGGCGACCGCGACGTGCTGCTGCTGATCGCGTGGAGCGGCCTGAGCTACGAGGAGGTCGCGCAGACGCTGCAGATCAAGCTGGGCACGGTGCGCTCCCGGCTGCACCGGGCACGTCGCAAGCTGCGCGAGGCGCTCGGCGAGGACACGATGACGGACTTTTTCGAGGTGGAGCGATGA
- a CDS encoding CU044_5270 family protein: protein MNEMKLLDELGAALDPVGPPPPDLRRRVLTAAVRPQPFWRRLLAGRAGTRVAVVGGLAAVLTAGVLAAQVIPIGGGEPAAQAQAADILAGAAAQARLQPEVPVRGDQFVHVESVATVLGMNEATKESSTSRITRQVWLSVDGTHDGLIRQRPRAGGGDWTDTALPGCRDGVMTQTKGGVIGTQACTPTPAYVAGLPTDADAMLAYLYRGVDEHPNKNPRDQQAFSAAVDLVDEAYLAPASLAAVFGAVARIPGVSVVGEVTDEAGREGVAVALREVQGTRTELIFARGSHAYLGTRTVALHDGEGLTAGQVLYSGAVLTVRIVDRVGV from the coding sequence ATGAACGAGATGAAACTGCTGGACGAGCTCGGTGCGGCCCTGGACCCGGTCGGTCCGCCACCGCCGGACCTGCGCCGCCGGGTGCTCACCGCGGCCGTACGCCCGCAGCCGTTCTGGCGCCGCCTGCTCGCCGGGCGCGCCGGGACGCGGGTCGCGGTCGTCGGCGGGCTGGCCGCGGTGCTCACCGCGGGTGTCCTGGCGGCACAGGTCATCCCGATCGGCGGTGGCGAGCCGGCCGCCCAGGCGCAGGCCGCGGACATCCTCGCCGGCGCCGCGGCCCAGGCCCGGCTCCAGCCGGAGGTCCCGGTGCGCGGGGACCAGTTCGTGCACGTGGAGTCCGTCGCGACGGTGCTCGGCATGAACGAGGCGACCAAGGAGTCGTCGACGAGCAGGATCACGCGCCAGGTGTGGCTGTCGGTGGACGGGACCCACGACGGGCTCATCCGGCAGCGGCCGCGCGCCGGCGGTGGGGACTGGACGGACACGGCCCTGCCGGGCTGTCGCGACGGGGTCATGACGCAGACCAAGGGCGGGGTCATCGGCACGCAGGCGTGCACGCCGACTCCGGCGTACGTCGCCGGGCTGCCGACCGACGCGGACGCGATGCTGGCCTACCTCTACCGCGGCGTCGACGAGCACCCGAACAAGAACCCCCGCGACCAGCAGGCGTTCTCCGCCGCGGTGGACCTGGTGGATGAGGCGTACCTGGCGCCCGCGTCGCTGGCCGCGGTGTTCGGCGCCGTGGCGAGGATCCCCGGGGTGAGCGTGGTCGGCGAGGTGACCGACGAGGCCGGCCGGGAGGGCGTGGCGGTGGCCCTGCGCGAGGTGCAGGGCACCCGTACCGAGCTCATCTTCGCCCGCGGCAGCCACGCCTACCTCGGCACCCGTACGGTCGCGCTGCACGACGGCGAAGGTCTGACGGCCGGGCAGGTGCTCTACTCCGGTGCGGTGCTGACGGTCCGGATCGTCGATCGCGTCGGCGTGTAA
- a CDS encoding GNAT family N-acetyltransferase — MTHPLDDPVRSALTGPHAHLAQRRGRIVRYPPELSRFIAIPHPTTAEDWADAAALVGPEQAPIAGIVVAPHDDWKVTGVGPGLQLVEDGVEPRNDEEAVRLGPADIPEIVAFVARHRNGRLFTPRTLELGTYLGIRRGGALVAMAGERLRPAGWSELSAVCTDPAHRRQGLAVRLVRALIAGMRERGDAAFLHVTHDNTAAQALYARLGFRVRRPISMGTVHIPAEQLRPGNP, encoded by the coding sequence GTGACGCATCCGCTCGACGACCCCGTACGGTCCGCGCTGACCGGCCCGCACGCCCACCTGGCGCAGCGGCGGGGCCGCATCGTGCGCTACCCGCCGGAGCTGTCCAGGTTCATCGCGATCCCGCATCCGACCACCGCCGAGGACTGGGCGGACGCCGCCGCGCTGGTCGGCCCCGAGCAGGCCCCGATCGCCGGCATCGTGGTGGCCCCGCACGACGATTGGAAGGTCACCGGCGTCGGGCCGGGCCTGCAGCTCGTCGAGGACGGTGTCGAGCCCCGGAACGACGAGGAGGCGGTGCGGCTCGGTCCGGCGGACATACCCGAGATCGTGGCGTTCGTCGCCCGGCACCGCAACGGCCGCCTGTTCACCCCACGCACCCTGGAACTGGGCACCTACCTGGGCATCCGCCGCGGTGGGGCGCTGGTGGCGATGGCCGGCGAGCGCCTTCGGCCGGCGGGCTGGAGCGAGCTCAGCGCCGTCTGCACCGACCCCGCCCACCGCCGTCAGGGCCTGGCCGTGCGGCTGGTCCGGGCACTGATCGCCGGTATGCGCGAGCGCGGCGATGCAGCGTTCCTGCACGTGACCCACGACAACACCGCAGCGCAGGCCCTGTACGCGCGGCTCGGCTTCCGGGTGCGCCGCCCGATCTCGATGGGCACGGTCCACATCCCCGCAGAACAGCTCAGGCCCGGCAACCCCTGA
- a CDS encoding SigE family RNA polymerase sigma factor has product MTKPDEEEFEAFVVARMDRWRGTAYLLCRNWHDADDLVAVTIGKLYRHWRKVSRADNPDGYAHRVLTRSWIDHGKRPWRREQSVDEFDEQRLRVPAADSPDSVVDRDGLARLLDSLGKRQRAVLVLRFYLDYSVEETARALGISEGTVKSQSARGLHALRHQVVPAGSRA; this is encoded by the coding sequence GTGACAAAACCTGATGAAGAAGAATTCGAGGCGTTCGTCGTCGCGCGGATGGACCGGTGGCGGGGCACCGCCTACCTGCTGTGCCGCAACTGGCACGACGCCGACGACCTGGTCGCCGTCACGATCGGGAAGCTCTACCGGCACTGGCGCAAGGTCAGCCGGGCGGACAATCCCGACGGTTACGCCCACCGTGTGCTCACCCGCTCGTGGATCGACCACGGCAAGCGCCCGTGGCGTCGCGAGCAGTCCGTCGACGAGTTCGACGAGCAGCGGCTCCGCGTTCCGGCAGCAGACTCCCCCGACTCCGTCGTCGACCGCGACGGGCTCGCCCGGCTGCTGGACTCGCTCGGCAAACGCCAGCGGGCCGTGCTCGTGCTGCGCTTCTACCTCGACTACTCGGTCGAGGAGACCGCCCGCGCCCTCGGCATCTCCGAGGGCACCGTGAAGAGCCAGTCGGCGCGCGGCCTGCACGCGCTGCGCCACCAGGTCGTACCAGCAGGGAGCCGAGCGTGA
- a CDS encoding helix-turn-helix domain-containing protein: MNSDDLLTTTEAAALLRSSRQHIVDLCERGLLPFVRVGTHRRLARADVLALLRPELTRDQLKSLWLHRAVAGRLVADPDNVLANAVENLHRLQRVHPDGMAAMWLERWRQVLDAGVEAVLEVLTSRSRDAAELRQNSPFAGVLPESTRQAVLAAFAERWRRERMA; the protein is encoded by the coding sequence ATGAACAGCGACGACCTGTTGACGACGACCGAGGCGGCCGCGCTGCTGCGCTCGTCCCGCCAGCACATCGTCGACCTGTGCGAGCGAGGGCTGCTCCCCTTCGTCAGGGTGGGGACGCATCGGCGGCTCGCCCGGGCGGACGTGCTCGCGCTGCTGCGTCCGGAGCTGACCCGCGACCAGCTCAAGTCGCTTTGGCTGCACCGCGCAGTGGCCGGCCGCCTGGTCGCCGACCCCGACAACGTGCTGGCGAATGCCGTCGAGAACCTGCACCGGCTCCAGCGCGTGCACCCGGACGGCATGGCGGCGATGTGGCTCGAACGCTGGCGCCAGGTCCTTGATGCCGGAGTAGAGGCGGTTCTCGAGGTCCTGACTTCGCGCAGCCGAGACGCCGCCGAGTTGCGTCAGAACTCGCCCTTCGCCGGTGTCCTGCCCGAAAGCACACGCCAGGCTGTGCTGGCCGCGTTCGCCGAGCGCTGGCGCAGGGAGCGGATGGCGTGA
- a CDS encoding MFS transporter, with protein MTAAGSTAAGPPAGSLRQMLVPLALAQFICSFAGSNMNVMINDISTDLNTTVQGVQIAITIFLLVMAALMIPGGKLTDRYGRKRCFLAGLTLYGIGALLSAVSPGLGVLILGNSILEGVGTALLIPPVYILTTLLFTGVAARAKAFGLISAMGGVGAAAGPLIGGLITSALSWRWAFVFQAIVVGVIVVLGRKVLDPLPPDPTRPFDTRGAVLSAVGLILVVAGILAADDNVWLMLGLIAAGVLLLFLFFRWVRAQERAGREPLLSTSLFHNRTSNFGLVTQNAQWLILMGTSFTVAAYLQVVRGYDAIQTGLIFTAATVGLLISSLAAERLAKRRPQRTLIQAGFVLTALGVIVLLALVTGTPGVWAFAPGLLLIGLGLGLMLTPSVNIVQSSFSDDQQGEISGLSRSVSNLGSSLGTAVAGTILVAGITATPERAYGLAMSVLAVVAIAGLWAAAKLPKTAANRAG; from the coding sequence ATGACCGCGGCCGGGTCCACCGCCGCCGGACCACCGGCGGGGTCGCTGCGGCAGATGCTCGTCCCGCTCGCGCTGGCGCAGTTCATCTGTAGCTTCGCCGGCTCCAACATGAACGTGATGATCAACGACATCAGCACGGACCTGAACACGACCGTGCAGGGTGTGCAGATCGCCATCACGATCTTCCTGCTGGTGATGGCCGCCCTCATGATCCCCGGCGGCAAGCTGACCGACCGGTACGGCCGCAAACGGTGCTTCCTCGCCGGGCTCACCCTCTACGGCATCGGCGCGCTGCTCAGCGCCGTGTCACCCGGGCTGGGCGTGCTCATCCTCGGCAACTCGATCCTGGAGGGCGTCGGCACCGCGCTGCTCATCCCGCCCGTCTACATCCTCACCACGCTGCTGTTCACCGGCGTCGCCGCGCGGGCGAAGGCGTTCGGCCTGATCAGCGCGATGGGCGGTGTCGGCGCCGCGGCGGGCCCGCTCATCGGCGGCCTGATCACCTCGGCGCTGAGCTGGCGCTGGGCGTTCGTGTTCCAGGCGATCGTGGTGGGCGTGATCGTCGTGCTCGGCCGCAAGGTGCTCGACCCGCTGCCGCCGGACCCGACCCGCCCGTTCGACACCCGCGGCGCGGTGCTGTCGGCCGTCGGGCTCATCCTCGTCGTGGCCGGCATCCTCGCCGCCGACGACAACGTCTGGCTGATGCTCGGCCTGATCGCCGCGGGCGTGCTGCTGCTGTTCCTGTTCTTCCGCTGGGTACGCGCCCAGGAGCGCGCCGGCCGCGAACCGCTGCTGTCCACCTCGCTGTTCCACAACCGCACCTCCAATTTCGGTCTGGTCACCCAGAACGCCCAGTGGCTGATCCTGATGGGCACGTCCTTCACCGTGGCCGCGTATCTGCAGGTGGTCCGCGGTTACGACGCGATCCAGACCGGCCTCATCTTCACCGCCGCGACGGTCGGCCTGCTGATCTCGTCGCTGGCCGCCGAGCGCCTGGCCAAGCGCCGCCCGCAGCGCACCCTGATCCAGGCCGGCTTCGTGCTCACCGCGCTCGGCGTGATCGTGCTGCTCGCCCTGGTCACCGGCACCCCCGGCGTCTGGGCGTTCGCGCCCGGCCTGCTGCTCATCGGGCTGGGGCTCGGGTTGATGCTGACCCCGTCGGTCAACATCGTGCAGTCCAGCTTCAGCGACGACCAGCAGGGTGAGATCTCCGGGCTGTCGCGCAGCGTGTCGAATCTCGGGTCGTCCCTGGGCACCGCCGTCGCCGGCACGATCCTCGTCGCGGGCATCACGGCGACCCCCGAACGCGCCTACGGGCTGGCCATGTCCGTGCTAGCCGTGGTGGCGATCGCCGGGCTGTGGGCGGCCGCGAAGCTGCCGAAGACCGCCGCGAACCGTGCCGGCTGA
- a CDS encoding DUF6036 family nucleotidyltransferase, with protein MKRQELEHVLRAASQIAQEPDILVIGSQSILGAIPEDRLPAAATASIEVDVAFFDDPDDAKADQVDGAIGELSPFHETFGYYAQGVSVSTAVLPAGWRQRLVVVDTPGTAPGRGHLLDPHDCVVSKLVAGREKDHVFAAALLEQGLIDAAVLAERVETVDVSDAHRQRLRQWIDYHGRPSDNG; from the coding sequence GTGAAGCGGCAGGAGTTGGAGCATGTACTGCGGGCCGCGTCGCAGATCGCGCAGGAGCCCGACATCCTCGTCATCGGCAGCCAGTCGATCCTTGGTGCGATACCCGAGGACCGGCTGCCCGCCGCGGCGACGGCGTCGATCGAGGTGGACGTCGCGTTCTTCGACGACCCGGACGATGCGAAGGCGGATCAGGTGGACGGGGCGATCGGCGAGCTGTCGCCCTTCCACGAGACCTTCGGCTATTACGCCCAGGGCGTGAGCGTCTCCACTGCGGTGCTTCCGGCGGGTTGGCGGCAGCGCCTGGTGGTCGTCGACACGCCGGGCACCGCGCCCGGACGTGGCCACCTGCTCGACCCGCACGACTGTGTGGTGTCCAAGCTCGTTGCGGGCAGGGAGAAGGACCACGTCTTCGCGGCGGCGTTGTTGGAGCAGGGATTGATCGACGCCGCCGTTCTCGCCGAACGGGTGGAGACCGTCGATGTGTCCGACGCTCACCGCCAGCGCCTGCGCCAGTGGATCGACTACCACGGGCGGCCGAGCGACAACGGCTGA
- a CDS encoding alpha/beta fold hydrolase, with translation MTEPKTYTLDVPGAVLHYDVREDTDSTEPVLLLIGSPMDARGFATLAGFFPDRTVVTYDPRGAQRSIRTADAGESTPDVHADDLHRLIAELGGGPVDIFASSGGAVNALALVAAHPTDVRTLVAHEPPAGQVLPDRERALAAIRFISDLYQAKGSGAGMAAFIAAVGHQGEFPADYAVAPDPAQFGMPAEDDGSRDDVLLGQNLISCTHYEPDFDALRAASTRVVLAVGEESAGTMAYRGGVAVAERLGTEAVVFPSNHGGFMGGEFGMPGKPEEFAAKLREVLAENA, from the coding sequence ATGACTGAGCCGAAGACCTACACCCTCGACGTTCCCGGCGCGGTCCTGCACTACGACGTCCGCGAGGACACCGACAGCACCGAGCCGGTCCTGCTGCTGATCGGCTCGCCCATGGACGCGCGCGGGTTCGCCACGCTCGCCGGGTTCTTCCCCGACCGCACCGTGGTCACCTACGACCCGCGGGGCGCCCAGCGCAGCATCCGCACCGCGGACGCGGGGGAGTCGACCCCCGACGTGCACGCCGACGACCTGCACCGGCTGATCGCCGAGCTCGGCGGGGGACCGGTCGACATCTTCGCCAGCAGCGGCGGGGCGGTCAACGCGCTGGCCCTCGTCGCCGCACACCCGACCGACGTGCGCACCCTGGTCGCGCACGAGCCCCCGGCGGGGCAGGTGCTGCCCGACCGCGAGCGCGCGCTGGCCGCGATCCGGTTCATCAGCGACCTGTACCAGGCCAAGGGCTCCGGCGCGGGCATGGCGGCGTTCATCGCCGCGGTCGGCCACCAGGGTGAGTTCCCGGCCGACTACGCCGTGGCGCCGGACCCGGCCCAGTTCGGCATGCCGGCCGAGGACGACGGCTCGCGTGACGACGTGCTGCTCGGCCAGAACCTGATCAGCTGTACGCACTACGAGCCGGACTTCGACGCGCTGCGCGCCGCGTCGACCCGGGTCGTCCTGGCGGTGGGCGAGGAGTCCGCGGGCACGATGGCCTACCGCGGCGGGGTCGCGGTCGCCGAGCGGCTCGGCACGGAGGCGGTCGTGTTCCCCAGCAATCACGGCGGCTTCATGGGCGGCGAGTTCGGCATGCCGGGCAAGCCGGAGGAGTTCGCCGCCAAGCTGCGCGAGGTGCTCGCCGAGAACGCCTGA
- a CDS encoding alpha/beta fold hydrolase: MRDAVVTTAGSRMRWVEIAGAEPTRVYVHGLGASSPAYYAAVTHHPALAGRRSLLIDLLGFGVSDRPADFGHTLPEHADALAAALDAAGVRDAEVIGHSMGGAVAILLADRRPDLVARLVVAEPPLDPKPTENPPPGSVFAHTPETFRERGFAETLERVGPFWAATMRLADPLAVLRSAVGLAHNTTPTVRETLTKLSLPRTFLAGDRGEEVRDAEGLRAAGVRVVTIADAGHNVMIDNPDAFARAVAGAA; this comes from the coding sequence ATGCGCGACGCGGTGGTCACGACGGCGGGAAGCCGGATGCGATGGGTCGAGATCGCCGGGGCGGAACCGACCCGGGTCTACGTGCACGGGCTGGGGGCCAGCTCCCCCGCGTACTACGCGGCGGTGACCCACCATCCCGCGCTGGCCGGACGCCGGTCGCTGCTGATCGACCTGCTCGGCTTCGGCGTCAGCGACCGGCCCGCCGACTTCGGCCACACCCTGCCGGAGCACGCCGACGCGTTGGCGGCGGCGCTGGACGCGGCCGGCGTGCGCGACGCCGAGGTGATCGGGCACAGCATGGGCGGCGCGGTGGCGATCCTGCTGGCCGACCGCAGACCCGACCTGGTGGCCCGGCTCGTCGTCGCGGAGCCGCCGCTGGATCCGAAGCCGACGGAGAACCCGCCGCCGGGCAGCGTCTTCGCCCACACACCCGAGACGTTCCGCGAGCGGGGGTTCGCCGAGACGCTGGAGCGGGTGGGACCGTTCTGGGCCGCGACGATGCGGCTCGCGGACCCGCTCGCGGTTCTGCGCAGCGCCGTCGGTCTCGCCCACAACACCACGCCGACGGTCCGCGAGACCCTGACGAAGTTGAGCCTGCCCCGGACCTTCCTGGCCGGCGACCGGGGCGAGGAGGTCCGTGACGCCGAGGGACTGCGGGCAGCCGGCGTACGCGTGGTCACCATCGCCGACGCCGGGCACAACGTGATGATCGACAATCCGGACGCGTTCGCGCGGGCGGTCGCCGGGGCAGCCTGA
- a CDS encoding PadR family transcriptional regulator, with product MLELAILGFLCDGSLHGYDLRKRIAALTGHVRPIADGTLYPAIKRLEAAGLLTRRLEAGSVAAPRHMLSLTEAGRARVTALLSEPADAFITDENHWFVLLAFLRHLDDPAAQARPLRRRLAFLTTPASFFYDGDRPLRAADFDDPFRKGLMTIATATSRTELAWLRETLADLEPDG from the coding sequence ATGCTGGAACTGGCGATCCTGGGATTCCTGTGCGACGGGTCACTGCACGGATACGACCTCCGCAAACGGATCGCCGCGCTGACCGGGCACGTCCGCCCGATCGCCGACGGCACCCTCTACCCGGCGATCAAGCGGCTGGAGGCGGCGGGCCTGCTCACGCGGCGTTTGGAAGCGGGCAGCGTCGCCGCGCCCCGGCACATGCTGTCGCTGACCGAGGCCGGTCGCGCCCGGGTGACCGCCCTGCTCAGCGAGCCGGCCGACGCCTTCATCACCGACGAGAACCACTGGTTCGTGCTGCTGGCGTTCCTGCGCCACCTCGACGACCCCGCCGCGCAGGCCCGCCCGCTGCGCCGCCGCCTGGCGTTCCTCACCACGCCCGCGAGCTTCTTCTACGACGGCGACCGGCCGTTGCGCGCCGCCGACTTCGACGACCCGTTCCGCAAGGGACTCATGACGATCGCCACCGCCACCAGCCGGACGGAACTGGCCTGGCTGCGCGAGACGCTGGCCGACCTGGAGCCGGACGGCTGA